Proteins encoded by one window of Chryseobacterium aquaeductus:
- a CDS encoding P-loop NTPase fold protein: MNNKHIIEYLEYFINSENINFAVLLKGNWGSGKTFFIKNLLEKWSTPNIAEDEFIALNPIYISLNGLSSKKEIILKLKEKINPFLYSKGVKVASSIFKGFIKSTLKIDFDYDGDDKNDSSLNINFDPISIFKADNDKIKGNRIIIFDDIERCKIPVDEIYGFINDFVEHSKCRIILISDEDKIIERDAEEKSLAPYLAFKEKIIGQIFEIKPNSQEAIEYFINLLSNETKTILEDNKNLIYSVFNTSNKKNLRVLQRALFNYERLLGMIDPKLKEDTENYKLLTKSLLAFYLIFHIEYNTGNLDIENFQQLFLSDEKKYDFQNYEEAIKSYSLLHSTKIFTAENLLQFISHGNYEILVSEINNCYIFRPTEERNWEKLWYWKFLNDSDFKDILPKVEIEFFEQNTLHFTEVLHVSGILLNLIDNELYDIKTKSEIVNRAKELFSISQDLEKVEDLHLILRGTWRKSYASENTLEFQEILNSFKDFIKLSQAKSTSDFVEITLYNLNNDNIDDLYESFKKYDWATRNILERTAIFKNISAEKFSEIIFNLNNEAIFNFNGYLNYRYFPERTYVNLKIEDYHKAEFEFINSLRINLIEMHSSLGDEPIKAKTVKNLIEDLEKISMRLNN; the protein is encoded by the coding sequence ATGAACAATAAACATATAATTGAGTACTTAGAGTATTTCATTAATTCTGAAAATATCAATTTCGCAGTGTTACTAAAAGGAAATTGGGGCTCAGGTAAAACATTCTTTATAAAAAATTTACTTGAAAAATGGAGTACTCCCAACATTGCAGAAGATGAATTTATTGCTTTGAATCCGATTTATATATCACTAAATGGCTTGAGCTCCAAAAAGGAGATTATTCTAAAACTTAAAGAAAAAATTAATCCATTTTTGTATTCTAAAGGTGTAAAAGTGGCATCCTCAATATTTAAAGGCTTTATAAAATCTACATTAAAAATAGATTTCGATTATGATGGCGATGATAAAAATGATAGTAGCCTAAATATAAATTTTGATCCCATTTCAATTTTTAAAGCTGATAATGATAAGATTAAGGGTAATAGAATAATTATTTTCGATGATATTGAAAGGTGTAAAATTCCAGTAGATGAAATATACGGATTTATCAATGATTTTGTTGAACATTCCAAATGTAGAATCATCCTAATTTCAGACGAAGATAAGATTATTGAGAGGGATGCTGAAGAAAAAAGTTTGGCTCCTTATTTAGCATTTAAGGAAAAAATAATTGGTCAAATTTTTGAGATAAAGCCTAATTCACAAGAAGCTATTGAATATTTTATAAATTTATTAAGTAATGAAACAAAAACAATATTAGAGGATAACAAAAATTTAATATATTCAGTTTTTAATACTTCGAATAAAAAGAATCTTAGAGTTTTACAACGTGCTTTATTTAACTATGAAAGGCTTTTAGGTATGATTGACCCAAAGTTAAAAGAAGATACTGAAAATTATAAATTATTAACTAAAAGTCTATTAGCTTTTTATTTAATATTTCACATCGAGTATAATACCGGAAATTTAGATATAGAGAACTTTCAACAACTATTTTTAAGTGATGAAAAAAAATATGATTTTCAAAATTACGAAGAAGCAATTAAATCTTATTCTTTACTTCATTCAACAAAAATTTTTACTGCGGAAAATTTACTTCAATTTATCAGTCACGGAAATTATGAGATATTAGTATCCGAAATCAATAATTGTTATATTTTCCGTCCAACAGAGGAGAGAAATTGGGAAAAATTATGGTATTGGAAATTTTTAAATGATAGCGATTTTAAAGATATATTACCAAAGGTAGAAATTGAGTTTTTTGAACAAAATACATTACATTTTACTGAAGTTTTACATGTTTCGGGTATATTACTTAATTTAATTGATAATGAATTATATGATATTAAAACGAAGTCTGAAATAGTAAATCGAGCTAAAGAATTATTTTCAATTTCACAAGATCTTGAAAAAGTAGAAGATTTACATTTGATATTAAGAGGGACTTGGAGAAAATCTTATGCCTCAGAAAACACTTTGGAATTTCAAGAAATATTAAATTCATTTAAAGATTTCATCAAACTTAGTCAAGCTAAATCGACAAGTGATTTTGTAGAAATTACACTGTATAATTTAAATAATGATAATATTGATGATTTATATGAATCTTTTAAAAAATATGATTGGGCTACAAGAAATATTTTAGAAAGAACAGCAATATTTAAAAACATTTCAGCAGAAAAATTCTCAGAAATAATATTTAATTTAAATAATGAAGCAATTTTTAACTTTAACGGATATTTAAATTATCGGTATTTCCCCGAAAGAACATATGTAAATTTGAAAATTGAGGATTATCATAAAGCAGAATTCGAATTCATAAATTCTCTCAGAATAAATTTAATAGAGATGCACTCAAGTTTAGGAGATGAACCAATTAAGGCAAAAACTGTTAAAAATTTAATAGAAGATTTAGAAAAAATTTCTATGAGATTAAATAATTAA
- a CDS encoding LacI family DNA-binding transcriptional regulator, whose protein sequence is MTKKNATIYDISKKLNVSVATVSRALNDNPRISQATKDLVVKTAKEMNYKQNNLAKALKSGETKNVGIIVPYINTNFFSSVIRGIEEELSNHGYHVIICQSHEDVFTEKKHLNTLLNAQVDGIFMSVSRTTIDTEHIQHILNTTNTPIIFFDRKKDIPGISTVTIDDYKAGYMATEHLIDEGYKNICHLAGDLNLEIYQNRLNGYKQALIDHQFQVKEENIISTGSSIDAGIEAIKTLWDRKSIPDAIFSASDFAALGACQELKKRKIKIPQEVAVIGFSNEPFTQFMELPMSSMDQTPVIMGNMAGKVFIDHVKDNSSGVSIEKKVVLAPKIIIRKSSKRK, encoded by the coding sequence ATGACAAAGAAAAATGCCACCATTTATGATATATCGAAGAAGCTAAACGTAAGTGTGGCAACGGTTTCCAGAGCACTGAATGACAACCCGAGAATCAGCCAGGCAACCAAAGATCTTGTGGTAAAGACTGCCAAGGAAATGAATTACAAGCAGAATAATCTTGCTAAAGCATTAAAAAGCGGTGAAACCAAAAACGTAGGAATCATTGTTCCCTACATCAATACCAATTTTTTTTCGTCTGTCATCCGTGGAATTGAGGAAGAACTTTCCAATCATGGCTATCACGTGATTATCTGCCAAAGTCATGAGGATGTTTTCACAGAAAAAAAACACCTCAACACACTTTTAAATGCACAAGTTGACGGAATTTTCATGTCTGTTTCCAGAACTACCATTGATACAGAACATATTCAGCATATATTAAATACCACCAATACTCCTATCATTTTCTTCGACAGAAAGAAAGATATTCCCGGAATCAGCACTGTTACTATTGATGATTATAAAGCCGGATATATGGCAACAGAACATCTGATTGACGAAGGCTACAAAAATATCTGTCACTTAGCAGGAGATCTGAATCTTGAGATTTACCAAAACCGTCTCAATGGTTATAAACAAGCTTTAATTGATCATCAATTTCAGGTAAAAGAAGAAAACATCATCTCTACCGGAAGTTCGATTGATGCCGGAATTGAAGCAATCAAAACTTTGTGGGACAGAAAATCGATTCCCGATGCAATATTTTCTGCCAGTGATTTTGCCGCTTTAGGTGCGTGTCAGGAATTAAAGAAACGAAAAATTAAAATCCCGCAGGAAGTTGCCGTTATAGGCTTTTCCAACGAGCCTTTTACCCAATTTATGGAGCTTCCAATGAGTTCTATGGATCAGACCCCTGTGATCATGGGAAATATGGCGGGAAAGGTTTTTATTGATCATGTGAAAGATAATTCTTCAGGAGTTTCTATTGAGAAGAAAGTGGTTTTGGCACCTAAGATCATTATCAGAAAGTCTTCGAAGAGAAAGTAA
- a CDS encoding UxaA family hydrolase has protein sequence MQKKVLKVNPKDNVIVALLDLPAGESVHLDGTDYTILKDIKAKHKFAAVDFEDGDHILMYGVIVGKANQSIKQGEVITTENVKHQSAKVVGKTATLGWTPPNVDKWKDRTFMGYHREDGQVGTENVWLFFPLVFCENKNIETLKDIFEKELLHDKASKHQLLLRSLLNGGATVEVEEEQTDTRIFKNIDARFITHQGGCGGIRQDAEALGRLFAGYVNNPNVAGATVLSLGCQNLQVQIFMDSLHALAPNNKKPIVVYEQQKSGTIDEMLTGVIKDSYEGIKKANEIERKPASITKLNIGLECGGSDGFSGISANPVLGEVSDIMAAVGGTTMLAEFPELCGVEQELVNRCVNDEDGVKFLKLMKDFEASVVAAGSGFDMNPSPGNIKDGLITDAMKSAGASKKGGAAPIVEVLDFTEYATKPGLNLLCTPGNDAECTTALVGSGATVVLFTTGLGTPMGNPIAPVVKISSNTILAEKMSDIIDFNAGTVISGEKTIPEAADELLELIINVASGEVKTKADVLNQNDFIPWRRGVSL, from the coding sequence TGCCGTAGATTTTGAGGATGGCGACCATATTTTAATGTATGGCGTCATCGTTGGAAAAGCCAACCAATCTATTAAACAAGGCGAAGTTATTACTACCGAAAACGTAAAGCACCAAAGTGCAAAAGTGGTCGGCAAAACCGCTACTTTGGGCTGGACTCCACCCAATGTTGACAAGTGGAAAGACCGTACTTTTATGGGCTATCACCGCGAAGACGGACAGGTGGGAACAGAAAACGTTTGGCTATTTTTCCCGTTGGTATTTTGCGAAAACAAGAATATAGAAACACTGAAGGATATTTTTGAAAAAGAATTGCTTCACGATAAAGCGAGCAAACATCAATTGTTACTGCGTTCGTTATTAAACGGCGGCGCAACTGTTGAAGTTGAAGAAGAACAAACGGATACAAGAATATTTAAAAATATCGATGCAAGATTTATCACGCACCAAGGCGGTTGTGGCGGAATTCGTCAGGATGCTGAAGCTTTGGGAAGATTGTTTGCAGGATATGTCAACAACCCAAATGTTGCCGGAGCTACGGTTCTCAGCTTAGGTTGTCAGAATCTTCAGGTTCAGATTTTCATGGATTCATTACATGCATTGGCTCCAAATAACAAAAAACCAATCGTCGTTTACGAACAGCAAAAATCGGGTACTATCGATGAAATGCTGACCGGCGTTATTAAAGATTCTTATGAAGGTATTAAAAAAGCCAACGAAATAGAGAGAAAACCGGCATCAATTACCAAACTGAATATTGGTTTGGAATGTGGAGGTTCAGACGGTTTCTCAGGAATTTCTGCAAACCCTGTTTTGGGTGAAGTTTCAGATATTATGGCGGCAGTTGGCGGAACAACCATGCTGGCCGAGTTCCCTGAATTGTGTGGAGTAGAGCAGGAGCTGGTCAACCGTTGCGTCAACGATGAAGACGGTGTAAAGTTCCTGAAACTGATGAAAGATTTTGAAGCCTCTGTGGTTGCGGCAGGTTCAGGATTTGATATGAATCCGTCTCCCGGAAACATCAAAGACGGTTTAATTACCGATGCCATGAAATCTGCAGGAGCGTCCAAAAAAGGCGGAGCTGCACCAATCGTGGAAGTTCTCGATTTTACAGAATACGCCACAAAACCAGGTCTGAATCTTCTGTGTACTCCCGGAAATGATGCCGAATGTACAACTGCTTTAGTCGGTTCAGGTGCAACAGTAGTGCTTTTCACGACAGGTCTTGGAACTCCGATGGGAAATCCTATTGCGCCGGTTGTGAAGATTTCTTCCAACACGATTTTGGCAGAAAAAATGTCAGACATTATTGATTTCAACGCAGGGACCGTAATCAGCGGAGAAAAAACAATTCCTGAAGCGGCAGACGAACTTCTGGAACTCATCATCAACGTAGCCAGCGGCGAAGTAAAAACCAAAGCAGACGTTCTTAATCAGAATGATTTCATTCCATGGAGACGAGGAGTCTCTCTGTAA
- the deoD gene encoding purine-nucleoside phosphorylase, translated as MSVHISAQKGDIAKVVLQPGDPLRAKYIAENFIENAKLVSQTRGIFYYTGTYKGKEITVGASGMGFPSIGIYSFELYTEYEVETIIRIGTCGAYTTDLKVFDLLNVENAASESTYAKFAWEIDEDIISHQGNTFEIINQTAEELSLKAKSTNIHSSDIFYRKDPSVPAIATKYSCPAVEMEAFGLFANAKHLGKNAATILTVSDIIPTHENISADQREKALRPMIELALEAAWKIA; from the coding sequence ATGAGTGTTCATATAAGTGCGCAAAAAGGAGATATTGCAAAAGTTGTTTTACAACCAGGCGATCCGCTTCGTGCAAAATATATTGCAGAAAATTTTATTGAAAACGCAAAATTAGTCAGCCAGACAAGAGGAATTTTTTATTATACAGGAACTTATAAAGGAAAAGAAATCACTGTAGGAGCCAGCGGAATGGGTTTTCCTAGTATCGGAATCTATTCTTTTGAATTATACACAGAATATGAAGTTGAAACCATCATTAGAATTGGAACTTGCGGTGCTTACACCACAGATTTAAAAGTTTTTGATCTCCTGAATGTTGAAAATGCTGCCAGCGAAAGTACGTACGCAAAATTTGCGTGGGAAATAGATGAAGATATTATTTCGCATCAGGGAAATACTTTTGAAATCATCAATCAGACTGCCGAAGAGTTATCTTTAAAGGCGAAATCAACCAATATCCACAGCAGCGATATTTTTTACAGAAAAGACCCTTCAGTTCCGGCAATTGCAACAAAATACAGTTGTCCGGCAGTAGAAATGGAAGCTTTCGGACTGTTTGCCAATGCAAAACATTTAGGTAAAAATGCAGCAACTATTCTTACCGTTTCAGATATTATTCCAACTCATGAAAACATTTCGGCAGACCAAAGAGAAAAAGCCTTACGGCCAATGATTGAGCTTGCCTTGGAAGCAGCTTGGAAAATTGCCTGA